Below is a window of Lentimicrobiaceae bacterium DNA.
TACTAACGCATGATGTTCCTAAAATAGACAAGGATAAAATTGCGATTAAAAAAATTCTGTTTACTCTCATAGTTTTCTTGTTATTAATTATAGTTTGTTTTAATTAAAATTTACATTCTCAATTGCAAAATTAAACATAATTTTAACAATTATATTAAAATAATGCTTAAAAAAAATTAATAATAGAATATGGGAACAAATAAAAAGTTTAAAAGTTTTGTATTAAGTGTAAAATATTTACCTTTGCAGAGTATAACTAAATAAATGCGCTGGAACGGTTGTTTCGGTGCGAAAAAGTTCTCATTACTTGCACCGGGGATGATAAGTCTCCGGTTTTTTTAAGCTATGATTATTCCTTTCTTTGTTCCTGAGTTAGCTTGTCCGAACCGTTGCATTTTCTGCAATCAGCATACTATTTCGGGTTGGATAAAACCTCTTGAAACTAAAGAAATTAAACCTCTAATAGAGCAATATTTACAATCGTATAAAGATGACGGAAGAAAAGTTGAAGTAGCTTTTTTTGGTGGGAATTTTACGGGCATAGATATTGAAACACAAAAATCTTATTTGCAAGAAGTTAAGCCATATATCGACAGCAAAATTATTGATTCTGTACGCATTTCCACAAGACCCGACTACATTAGTGAAGATAAATTAAATTTTTTGAAACAAAATGGAGTCAGGACTGTAGAACTTGGTGCTCAATCTTTTGATAATGATGTTTTGACAAAATGCGGAAGAGGGCACAACACTGAAGCAACAGTTGATGCTGCCAATTTAATTAATAAACACGGTTTCGATTTAGGTCTCCAAATGATGATAGGACTGCCCGCCGACACCGAGGAAAAAGCTATTAATACTGCTAAAACTATTGTAAGTTTGGGAGCAAAAAATACCAGGATATACCCAACTTTGGTTTTGCACGGAACGCAATTAC
It encodes the following:
- a CDS encoding radical SAM protein, whose translation is MIIPFFVPELACPNRCIFCNQHTISGWIKPLETKEIKPLIEQYLQSYKDDGRKVEVAFFGGNFTGIDIETQKSYLQEVKPYIDSKIIDSVRISTRPDYISEDKLNFLKQNGVRTVELGAQSFDNDVLTKCGRGHNTEATVDAANLINKHGFDLGLQMMIGLPADTEEKAINTAKTIVSLGAKNTRIYPTLVLHGTQLQTMYEQNLYQPLTMQQAVSQAAKIVPIFVDANVEILRIGLHPSSDLQDGSGFVAGPYHPAFGNLVYSKVWDNIFSELKTESKSIIISVPKKQINSAVGHKAVNKINLLKRFSEVKIIGDDTLTKMFDYHVDYC